A single genomic interval of Camelina sativa cultivar DH55 chromosome 11, Cs, whole genome shotgun sequence harbors:
- the LOC104723316 gene encoding probable tRNA N6-adenosine threonylcarbamoyltransferase codes for MKKKMIAIGFEGSANKIGVGIVTLDGTILANPRHTYITPPGHGFLPRETAHHHLDHILPLVISALETSQVTPEEIDCICYTKGPGMGAPFQVSAIVVRVLSQLWKKPIVAVNHCVAHIEMGRVVTGAVDPVVLYVSGGNTQVIAYSEGRYRIFGETIDIAVGNCLDRFARVLKLSNDPSPGYNIEQLAKKGENFIDLPYAVKGMDVSFSGILSYIETTAEEKLKNNECTPADLCYSLQETVFAMLVEITERAMAHCDKKDVLIVGGVGCNERLQDMMRTMCSERDGKLFATDDRYCIDNGAMIAYTGLLAFVNGIETPIQDSTFTQRFRTDEVHAVWREKEDLVLGDNKNVAAI; via the exons atgaagaaaaagatgataGCTATTGGTTTTGAGGGTTCAGCTAACAAGATTGGTGTTGGAATAGTGACATTAGACGGTACAATCTTAGCGAATCCTCGGCATACTTACATAACACCGCCTGGTCATGGTTTCCTTCCTAGAGAGACTGCACATCATCATCTTGACCATATTCTTCCTTTAGTCATATCAGCTCTTGAGACTTCTCAAGTAACTCCTGAAGAAATTGATTGTATTTGTTATACCAAAGGTCCTGGGATGGGAGCACCGTTTCAGGTCTCAGCTATTGTTGTTAGGGTCTTGTCACAGCTTTGGAAAAAGCCAATTGTCGCTGTGAATCATTGTGTGGCTCACATTGAGATGGGGAGAGTAGTTACTGGTGCTGTTGATCCCGTTGTTTTGTATGTGAGTGGTGGGAACACTCAGGTGATTGCTTATAGTGAAGGTAGGTACCGGATTTTTGGTGAGACCATTGATATTGCTGTTGGTAATTGTTTGGATCGGTTTGCTAGAGTCTTGAAGCTTTCTAATGATCCAAGCCCTGGTTATAACATCGAGCAG CTTGCgaagaaaggagaaaactttATTGATCTTCCTTATGCTGTTAAAGGTATGGATGTATCTTTCAGTGGAATCTTGAGTTATATTGAAACTACTGCAGAGGAGAAGCTCAAAAATAACGAGTGCACTCCAGCAGATTTGTGCTATTCCCTTCAA GAAACTGTGTTTGCGATGTTGGTTGAGATTACGGAAAGAGCAATGGCGCATTGTGACAAGAAAGACGTTTTGATAGTTGGAGGTGTCGGGTGTAACGAGCGTTTGCAGGACATGATGAGGACTATGTGTTCTGAACGTGATGGAAAGCTATTTGCAACGGATGATCGTTACTGTATTGACAATGGAGCTATGATTGCTTACACGGGTCTACTCGCGTTTGTTAATGGTATTGAAACGCCGATCCAAGACTCTACCTTTACACAGCGATTTCGCACAGACGAAGTTCATGCGGTATGGCGAGAGAAAGAAGATTTGGTACTTGGGGATAATAAGAACGTTGCTGCTATTTGA
- the LOC104727955 gene encoding uncharacterized protein LOC104727955: MTTSGSSHSTGLIDVDSLFCGKLFKEKTEIRSQMRMYAVKHSFEFHTFKSDNKRYFLHCIDEKCSWRLRATKVKASDSFVVRKYISQHNCDSALRNVNHRQASARTLAGLVSNHFAGGKLPLRPKQLMEIFRNDHGVGVSYSKAWRAQEHASELARGIPADSYEVLPSWFHMIEKKNPGTITYIKADSDNKFRYGFLAFGASIRGFKLMRKVISIDGAHLKSKYKGTLLAASAQDGNFQLYPIAFAVVDSENDASWDWFLRCLKTIIPDEEDLVFVSDRASSIATALSVNYVHAHHGICTFHLQKNLETRFRASASLLPVVHDASRAYTQYDFDYLFTQISNGDPDLGEYLWQADIRKWSHAYSPSNRYNIMTSNCVESLLKETREYPIVCLFETIRSILTRWFNERRDESYRHPYVVTLNVGNKMKASYNNTTRWLEVCQVNENVFEVKAGLKTYVVNLDTRKCTCCMFDIDKFPCAHGIAAAKHVNLNENMFVDDYHFSERL; the protein is encoded by the coding sequence ATGACAACCTCTGGTTCTTCACACTCAACTGGTCTAATCGATGTTGATTCACTGTTTTGTGGAAagttattcaaagaaaaaacagaaataagAAGTCAGATGCGGATGTATGCAGTCAAGCATAGTTTtgagtttcatacttttaagtCAGACAACAAGAGGTATTTTCTTCattgtattgatgaaaaatgTAGTTGGAGGCTACGTGCAACTAAGGTTAAAGCATCAGATAGCTTTGTTGTTCGAAAGTATATTAGTCAGCACAACTGTGACTCTGCTTTAAGGAATGTTAATCATCGCCAAGCATCTGCAAGGACTTTGGCTGGTTTggttagtaaccattttgcagGAGGAAAGCTTCCTCTCAGACCCAAACAGCTCATGGAAATTTTTAGGAATGACCATGGAGTTGGTGTCTCGTACTCAAAAGCATGGAGAGCTCAAGAACATGCATCAGAACTTGCTAGGGGTATACCTGCTGATAGTTATGAGGTTTTACCGAGTTGGTTTCACatgatagaaaagaagaatccagGTACTATCACTTACATCAAAGCTGATTCTGATAATAAGTTTAGATATGGTTTTCTGGCTTTTGGTGCATCAATTAGAGGTTTTAAGTTGATGAGAAAAGTTATTTCTATTGATGGCGcccatttgaaatcaaaatataaaggGACTTTGCTTGCTGCATCAGCTCAGGATGGTAATTTTCAGTTGTATCCTAttgcttttgctgttgttgattctgagaatgatgcATCATGGGATTGGTTTTTGCGGTGTTTGAAGACTATTATTCCTGATGAAGAGGATCTAGTTTTTGTGTCTGATCGGGCTTCTTCAATTGCAACTGCGCTATCAGTAAATTATGTACATGCTCATCACGGGATCTGCACTTTCCACTTGCAAAAGAACCTGGAAACACGATTTAGAGCTTCggcttctcttcttccagtTGTTCATGATGCTTCAAGAGCTTACACTcagtatgattttgattatttgttcacTCAAATTTCCAATGGTGATCCGGATCTTGGAGAATATCTTTGGCAAGCTGATATTAGGAAATGGTCTCATGCATATTCTCCTTCTAACCGGTACAACATCATGACATCTAATTGTGTCGAGTCCTTATTAAAAGAGACTCGCGAGTATCCAATTGTCTGCCTGTTTGAGACAATCAGGTCTATTttgactaggtggtttaatgaACGACGTGATGAGAGCTATCGACATCCATATGTTGTTACTCTAAATGTTGGGAATAAGATGAAAGCATCTTATAATAATACTACCCGCTGGCTTGAAGTTTGTCAAGTAAATGAAAATGTCTTTGAGGTTAAAGCAGGTTTAAAGACGTATGTGGTGAATTTAGACACAAGGAAATGCACATGTTGTATGTTTGATATTGACAaattcccttgtgcacatggaATTGCTGCTGCCAAACATGTCAATCTCAATGAAAACatgtttgttgatgattatCATTTCAGTGAAAGGTTATAA